In one Pelecanus crispus isolate bPelCri1 chromosome 12, bPelCri1.pri, whole genome shotgun sequence genomic region, the following are encoded:
- the LOC104034304 gene encoding serine/threonine-protein kinase Nek8 isoform X3: MEKYERIRVVGRGAFGIVHLCLRKADQKLVILKQIPVEQMSKDERLAAQNECQVLKLLSHPNVIEYYENFLEDKALMIAMEYAPGGTLAEFIHKRCNSLLDEDTILHFFVQILLALHHVHTKQILHRDLKTQNILLDKHRMIVKIGDFGISKILSSKSKAYTVVGTPCYISPELCEGKPYNQKSDIWALGCVLYELASLKRAFEAANLPALVLKIMSGTFAPISDRYSPDLRQLILSMLNLDPSKRPQLNEIMAQAICIRPLLNLYTDVGSVKMRRPEKPLAPVPTVTHSRTGGRVSSARPRGVRGGSARTGIPPPLSSIYTWGSGITTPLRLPMLNTEVVQVSAGRTQKAGVTKSGRLIMWEAPPMGAAGGPSLPGATEQLQPQFVSRFLEGQSGVTIKHVSCGDLFTACLTDRGIIMTFGSGSNGCLGHGNFTDVSQPKIVEALLGYEMVQVACGASHVLAVSNEREVFAWGRGDNGRLGLGTLECHNSPQQVVVPPEHEAQRVICGIDSSMVLTVKNQILACGSNRCNKLGLDRISSAEEPSPEDQVEEATVFMCAQSSPLNQEPIVCADIGTAHSAAVTASGQCYTFGSNQHGQLGTSSCRNSRVPHLVVGLQAMKVTVVACGDAFTVAIGADGEVCTWGKGARGRLGRKDEETGTPRPVQLEETHPYLVTSVACCHGNTLLAVKPAVEESPSQ, encoded by the exons ATGGAGAAATACGAGCGGATCCgggtggtggggagaggggcCTTCGG CATCGTGCACCTGTGCCTGCGCAAGGCTGACCAGAAGCTGGTGATCCTGAAGCAGATCCCGGTGGAGCAGATGAGCAAGGATGAGCGGCTGGCGGCGCAGAACGAGTGCCAGGTCCTCAAGCTGCTCAGCCATCCCAACGTCATCGAGTACTACGAGAACTTCCTGGAGGACAAGGCGCTCATGATCGCCATGGAGTACGCCCCAG GGGGCACGCTAGCAGAGTTTATTCATAAGCGCTGTAACTCCTTGCTGGATGAGGATACCATCCTGCACTTCTTTGTGCAGATCCTCCTGGCTCTCCACCACGTGCACACCAAGCAGATCCTGCACCGTGACCTGAAGACTCAGAACATCCTCTTGGACAAGCATCGCATGATTGTCAAGATCGGAGACTTCGGTATCTCCAAAATCTTGAGCAGCAAGAGTAAAGCCTACACA GTTGTGGGAACTCCATGCTACATCTCCCCAGAGCTCTGTGAAGGGAAACCTTACAACCAGAAGAGCGATATCTGGGCTTTGGGCTGTGTGCTGTATGAACTTGCCAGCCTCAAGAGGGCTTTCGAAGCTGCG AATCTTCCTGCCTTAGTATTGAAGATCATGAGTGGGACGTTTGCCCCAATATCAGATAGATACAGCCCCGACCTGCGCCAGCTCATCCTTAGCATGCTGAACCTGGATCCTTCCAAGCGGCCCCAGCTGAATGAGATCATGGCCCAGGCCATCTGCATTCGGCCTCTTCTGAACCTCTACACTGATGTGGGCAGTGTCAAAATGAGAAG GCCTGAAAAACCCTTGGCTCCGGTGCCAACAGTGACCCACAGCCGGACAGGGGGACGAGTGAGCAGTGCCAGACCGAGGG GTGTTCGAGGTGGTTCAGCCAGGACAGGAATCCCTCCTCCGCTGTCATCCATCTACACCTGGGGGAGCGGAATCACCACACCTCTCCGCCTGCCCATGCTTAACACCGAAGTGGTGCAGGTGTCTGCTGGCAGGACGCAGAAGGCCGGGGTCACCAAATCGGGGCGGCTCATCATGTGGGAG GCTCCCCCGATGGGTGCTGCGGGAGGCCCTTCTCTCCCGGGAGCCACCGAGCAGCTCCAGCCTCAGTTTGTGTCCCGCTTTCTGGAGGGCCAGTCTGGCGTGACCATCAAACACGTGTCCTGCGGTGATCTCTTCACAGCCTGCCTCACAG aCAGGGGGATAATCATGACTTTCGGCAGCGGCAGCAATGGCTGTTTGGGGCATGGAAACTTCACGGACGTAAGCCAG CCCAAGATCGTGGAGGCCCTGCTGGGCTACGAGATGGTGCAGGTGGCCTGTGGCGCGTCTCACGTCCTGGCGGTTTCCAACGAACGGGAAGTGtttgcctggggcaggggggataATG GTCGGCTTGGGCTGGGTACCCTGGAGTGCCACAACTCCCCCCAGCAGGTTGTGGTCCCGCCGGAGCACGAGGCTCAGAGGGTCATCTGCGGCATCGATTCCTCCATGGTCCTCACAGTGAAGAACCAGATTCTTGCTTGTGGGAGCAACAG GTGTAACAAGCTGGGCCTAGATCGGATCAGCTCAGCAGAGGAGCCTTCTCCGGAGGACCAGGTGGAAGAGGCCACCGTGTTCATGTGTGCCCAGTCGTCCCCCTTGAACCAAGAGCCGATTGTGTGTGCTGACATTGGTACAGCACACTCCGCTGCAGTCACAG CTTCTGGCCAGTGTTACACCTTTGGGAGCAACCAGCACGGGCAGCTGGGCACCAGCTCCTGCCGCAACAGCCGTGTACCCCACCTGGTTGTGGGGCTCCAGGCGATGAAGGTCACCGTGGTGGCTTGTGGGGATGCCTTCACTGTGGCCATTGGAGCAG ACGGCGAGGTGTGCACGTGGGGGAAAGGGGCCAGGGGACGCCTGGGCAGGAAGGACGAGGAAACGGGAACGCCGAGGCcagtgcagctggaggagaCGCATCCGTACCTGGTGACCTCCGTAGCCTGCTGCCACGGGAACACACTGCTGGCAGTAAAGC CTGCTGTGGAAGAGTCACCTTCCCAGTGA
- the LOC104034304 gene encoding serine/threonine-protein kinase Nek8 isoform X2: MEKYERIRVVGRGAFGIVHLCLRKADQKLVILKQIPVEQMSKDERLAAQNECQVLKLLSHPNVIEYYENFLEDKALMIAMEYAPGGTLAEFIHKRCNSLLDEDTILHFFVQILLALHHVHTKQILHRDLKTQNILLDKHRMIVKIGDFGISKILSSKSKAYTVVGTPCYISPELCEGKPYNQKSDIWALGCVLYELASLKRAFEAANLPALVLKIMSGTFAPISDRYSPDLRQLILSMLNLDPSKRPQLNEIMAQAICIRPLLNLYTDVGSVKMRRPEKPLAPVPTVTHSRTGGRVSSARPRGVRGGSARTGIPPPLSSIYTWGSGITTPLRLPMLNTEVVQVSAGRTQKAGVTKSGRLIMWEAPPMGAAGGPSLPGATEQLQPQFVSRFLEGQSGVTIKHVSCGDLFTACLTDRGIIMTFGSGSNGCLGHGNFTDVSQPKIVEALLGYEMVQVACGASHVLAVSNEREVFAWGRGDNGRLGLGTLECHNSPQQVVVPPEHEAQRVICGIDSSMVLTVKNQILACGSNRCNKLGLDRISSAEEPSPEDQVEEATVFMCAQSSPLNQEPIVCADIGTAHSAAVTASGQCYTFGSNQHGQLGTSSCRNSRVPHLVVGLQAMKVTVVACGDAFTVAIGADGEVCTWGKGARGRLGRKDEETGTPRPVQLEETHPYLVTSVACCHGNTLLAVKPQSAWKPLQREQESW; the protein is encoded by the exons ATGGAGAAATACGAGCGGATCCgggtggtggggagaggggcCTTCGG CATCGTGCACCTGTGCCTGCGCAAGGCTGACCAGAAGCTGGTGATCCTGAAGCAGATCCCGGTGGAGCAGATGAGCAAGGATGAGCGGCTGGCGGCGCAGAACGAGTGCCAGGTCCTCAAGCTGCTCAGCCATCCCAACGTCATCGAGTACTACGAGAACTTCCTGGAGGACAAGGCGCTCATGATCGCCATGGAGTACGCCCCAG GGGGCACGCTAGCAGAGTTTATTCATAAGCGCTGTAACTCCTTGCTGGATGAGGATACCATCCTGCACTTCTTTGTGCAGATCCTCCTGGCTCTCCACCACGTGCACACCAAGCAGATCCTGCACCGTGACCTGAAGACTCAGAACATCCTCTTGGACAAGCATCGCATGATTGTCAAGATCGGAGACTTCGGTATCTCCAAAATCTTGAGCAGCAAGAGTAAAGCCTACACA GTTGTGGGAACTCCATGCTACATCTCCCCAGAGCTCTGTGAAGGGAAACCTTACAACCAGAAGAGCGATATCTGGGCTTTGGGCTGTGTGCTGTATGAACTTGCCAGCCTCAAGAGGGCTTTCGAAGCTGCG AATCTTCCTGCCTTAGTATTGAAGATCATGAGTGGGACGTTTGCCCCAATATCAGATAGATACAGCCCCGACCTGCGCCAGCTCATCCTTAGCATGCTGAACCTGGATCCTTCCAAGCGGCCCCAGCTGAATGAGATCATGGCCCAGGCCATCTGCATTCGGCCTCTTCTGAACCTCTACACTGATGTGGGCAGTGTCAAAATGAGAAG GCCTGAAAAACCCTTGGCTCCGGTGCCAACAGTGACCCACAGCCGGACAGGGGGACGAGTGAGCAGTGCCAGACCGAGGG GTGTTCGAGGTGGTTCAGCCAGGACAGGAATCCCTCCTCCGCTGTCATCCATCTACACCTGGGGGAGCGGAATCACCACACCTCTCCGCCTGCCCATGCTTAACACCGAAGTGGTGCAGGTGTCTGCTGGCAGGACGCAGAAGGCCGGGGTCACCAAATCGGGGCGGCTCATCATGTGGGAG GCTCCCCCGATGGGTGCTGCGGGAGGCCCTTCTCTCCCGGGAGCCACCGAGCAGCTCCAGCCTCAGTTTGTGTCCCGCTTTCTGGAGGGCCAGTCTGGCGTGACCATCAAACACGTGTCCTGCGGTGATCTCTTCACAGCCTGCCTCACAG aCAGGGGGATAATCATGACTTTCGGCAGCGGCAGCAATGGCTGTTTGGGGCATGGAAACTTCACGGACGTAAGCCAG CCCAAGATCGTGGAGGCCCTGCTGGGCTACGAGATGGTGCAGGTGGCCTGTGGCGCGTCTCACGTCCTGGCGGTTTCCAACGAACGGGAAGTGtttgcctggggcaggggggataATG GTCGGCTTGGGCTGGGTACCCTGGAGTGCCACAACTCCCCCCAGCAGGTTGTGGTCCCGCCGGAGCACGAGGCTCAGAGGGTCATCTGCGGCATCGATTCCTCCATGGTCCTCACAGTGAAGAACCAGATTCTTGCTTGTGGGAGCAACAG GTGTAACAAGCTGGGCCTAGATCGGATCAGCTCAGCAGAGGAGCCTTCTCCGGAGGACCAGGTGGAAGAGGCCACCGTGTTCATGTGTGCCCAGTCGTCCCCCTTGAACCAAGAGCCGATTGTGTGTGCTGACATTGGTACAGCACACTCCGCTGCAGTCACAG CTTCTGGCCAGTGTTACACCTTTGGGAGCAACCAGCACGGGCAGCTGGGCACCAGCTCCTGCCGCAACAGCCGTGTACCCCACCTGGTTGTGGGGCTCCAGGCGATGAAGGTCACCGTGGTGGCTTGTGGGGATGCCTTCACTGTGGCCATTGGAGCAG ACGGCGAGGTGTGCACGTGGGGGAAAGGGGCCAGGGGACGCCTGGGCAGGAAGGACGAGGAAACGGGAACGCCGAGGCcagtgcagctggaggagaCGCATCCGTACCTGGTGACCTCCGTAGCCTGCTGCCACGGGAACACACTGCTGGCAGTAAAGC CTCAGTCTGCCTGGAAGCCTCTCCAGAGAGAACAGGAGAGCTGGTGA
- the LOC104034304 gene encoding serine/threonine-protein kinase Nek8 isoform X1 has translation MEKYERIRVVGRGAFGIVHLCLRKADQKLVILKQIPVEQMSKDERLAAQNECQVLKLLSHPNVIEYYENFLEDKALMIAMEYAPGGTLAEFIHKRCNSLLDEDTILHFFVQILLALHHVHTKQILHRDLKTQNILLDKHRMIVKIGDFGISKILSSKSKAYTVVGTPCYISPELCEGKPYNQKSDIWALGCVLYELASLKRAFEAANLPALVLKIMSGTFAPISDRYSPDLRQLILSMLNLDPSKRPQLNEIMAQAICIRPLLNLYTDVGSVKMRRPEKPLAPVPTVTHSRTGGRVSSARPRGVRGGSARTGIPPPLSSIYTWGSGITTPLRLPMLNTEVVQVSAGRTQKAGVTKSGRLIMWEAPPMGAAGGPSLPGATEQLQPQFVSRFLEGQSGVTIKHVSCGDLFTACLTDRGIIMTFGSGSNGCLGHGNFTDVSQPKIVEALLGYEMVQVACGASHVLAVSNEREVFAWGRGDNGRLGLGTLECHNSPQQVVVPPEHEAQRVICGIDSSMVLTVKNQILACGSNRCNKLGLDRISSAEEPSPEDQVEEATVFMCAQSSPLNQEPIVCADIGTAHSAAVTASGQCYTFGSNQHGQLGTSSCRNSRVPHLVVGLQAMKVTVVACGDAFTVAIGADGEVCTWGKGARGRLGRKDEETGTPRPVQLEETHPYLVTSVACCHGNTLLAVKPKVSSSARRTSCPWTMPSLARDADAPALPPQIYPDPELEAQVLSLAIRCIHSEEGCRWSGLIKHLQAHLGTCGFNVIPCPNRCSAKLSRRDLPEHVQHGCPKRRVKCEFCASDFTGEAFEGHQGTCPQESVYCENKCGARMMRRLLSQHALAECPKRTQPCTYCAKEFVFDTIQNHQYQCPRYPMACPNQCGTPSIAREDMPTHLKESCNTAMLLCPFKEAGCKHRCPKLAMGRHLEESTKVHLGMVCALVSRQRQEILELRRDVEELSVSSDGTLIWKIADYARKLQEAKAHSNYEFFSPPFYTHKYGYKLQVSAFLNGNGSGESSHLSIYIRVLPGEYDNLLEWPFSYRVTFSLLDQSDPSLSKPQHITETFHPDPNWKNFQKPGASRSSLDESTLGFGYPKFISHEDIKKRNYVRDNAIFIKASVEIPQKILA, from the exons ATGGAGAAATACGAGCGGATCCgggtggtggggagaggggcCTTCGG CATCGTGCACCTGTGCCTGCGCAAGGCTGACCAGAAGCTGGTGATCCTGAAGCAGATCCCGGTGGAGCAGATGAGCAAGGATGAGCGGCTGGCGGCGCAGAACGAGTGCCAGGTCCTCAAGCTGCTCAGCCATCCCAACGTCATCGAGTACTACGAGAACTTCCTGGAGGACAAGGCGCTCATGATCGCCATGGAGTACGCCCCAG GGGGCACGCTAGCAGAGTTTATTCATAAGCGCTGTAACTCCTTGCTGGATGAGGATACCATCCTGCACTTCTTTGTGCAGATCCTCCTGGCTCTCCACCACGTGCACACCAAGCAGATCCTGCACCGTGACCTGAAGACTCAGAACATCCTCTTGGACAAGCATCGCATGATTGTCAAGATCGGAGACTTCGGTATCTCCAAAATCTTGAGCAGCAAGAGTAAAGCCTACACA GTTGTGGGAACTCCATGCTACATCTCCCCAGAGCTCTGTGAAGGGAAACCTTACAACCAGAAGAGCGATATCTGGGCTTTGGGCTGTGTGCTGTATGAACTTGCCAGCCTCAAGAGGGCTTTCGAAGCTGCG AATCTTCCTGCCTTAGTATTGAAGATCATGAGTGGGACGTTTGCCCCAATATCAGATAGATACAGCCCCGACCTGCGCCAGCTCATCCTTAGCATGCTGAACCTGGATCCTTCCAAGCGGCCCCAGCTGAATGAGATCATGGCCCAGGCCATCTGCATTCGGCCTCTTCTGAACCTCTACACTGATGTGGGCAGTGTCAAAATGAGAAG GCCTGAAAAACCCTTGGCTCCGGTGCCAACAGTGACCCACAGCCGGACAGGGGGACGAGTGAGCAGTGCCAGACCGAGGG GTGTTCGAGGTGGTTCAGCCAGGACAGGAATCCCTCCTCCGCTGTCATCCATCTACACCTGGGGGAGCGGAATCACCACACCTCTCCGCCTGCCCATGCTTAACACCGAAGTGGTGCAGGTGTCTGCTGGCAGGACGCAGAAGGCCGGGGTCACCAAATCGGGGCGGCTCATCATGTGGGAG GCTCCCCCGATGGGTGCTGCGGGAGGCCCTTCTCTCCCGGGAGCCACCGAGCAGCTCCAGCCTCAGTTTGTGTCCCGCTTTCTGGAGGGCCAGTCTGGCGTGACCATCAAACACGTGTCCTGCGGTGATCTCTTCACAGCCTGCCTCACAG aCAGGGGGATAATCATGACTTTCGGCAGCGGCAGCAATGGCTGTTTGGGGCATGGAAACTTCACGGACGTAAGCCAG CCCAAGATCGTGGAGGCCCTGCTGGGCTACGAGATGGTGCAGGTGGCCTGTGGCGCGTCTCACGTCCTGGCGGTTTCCAACGAACGGGAAGTGtttgcctggggcaggggggataATG GTCGGCTTGGGCTGGGTACCCTGGAGTGCCACAACTCCCCCCAGCAGGTTGTGGTCCCGCCGGAGCACGAGGCTCAGAGGGTCATCTGCGGCATCGATTCCTCCATGGTCCTCACAGTGAAGAACCAGATTCTTGCTTGTGGGAGCAACAG GTGTAACAAGCTGGGCCTAGATCGGATCAGCTCAGCAGAGGAGCCTTCTCCGGAGGACCAGGTGGAAGAGGCCACCGTGTTCATGTGTGCCCAGTCGTCCCCCTTGAACCAAGAGCCGATTGTGTGTGCTGACATTGGTACAGCACACTCCGCTGCAGTCACAG CTTCTGGCCAGTGTTACACCTTTGGGAGCAACCAGCACGGGCAGCTGGGCACCAGCTCCTGCCGCAACAGCCGTGTACCCCACCTGGTTGTGGGGCTCCAGGCGATGAAGGTCACCGTGGTGGCTTGTGGGGATGCCTTCACTGTGGCCATTGGAGCAG ACGGCGAGGTGTGCACGTGGGGGAAAGGGGCCAGGGGACGCCTGGGCAGGAAGGACGAGGAAACGGGAACGCCGAGGCcagtgcagctggaggagaCGCATCCGTACCTGGTGACCTCCGTAGCCTGCTGCCACGGGAACACACTGCTGGCAGTAAAGC CGAAGGTGTCTTCAAGTGCCCGGAGGACCAGCTGCCCCTGGACTATGCCAAG CCTGGCGCGGGATGCTGATGCCCCGGCGCTGCCTCCCCAGATCTACCCCGACCCGGAGCTGGAGGCGCAGGTGCTGAGCCTGGCCATCCGCTGCATCCACAGCGAGGAGGGCTGCCGCTGGAGCGGGCTCATCAAGCACCTCCAG GCCCATCTTGGCACCTGCGGCTTCAACGTCATCCCCTGCCCCAACCGGTGCAGCGCCAAGCTGAGCCGCCGCGACCTGCCCGAGCACGTCCAGCACGGCTGCCCCAAGCGCCGGGTCAAGTGCGAGTTCTGTGCCAGCGACTTCACCGGGGAGGCCTtcgag ggccaccagggCACGTGTCCCCAGGAGAGTGTGTACTGCGAGAACAAGTGCGGGGCCCGCATGATGCGGCGCCTGCTGTCCCAGCACGCCCTGGCCGAGTGCCCCAAGcgcacccagccctgcacctACTGCGCCAAGGAGTTCGTCTTCGACACCATCCAG AACCACCAGTACCAGTGTCCCCGGTACCCCATGGCGTGCCCCAACCAGTGCGGGACGCCCAGCATCGCGCGGGAGGACATGCCCACCCACCTCAAGGAGAGCTGCAACACTGCCATGCTGCTGTGCCCCTTCAAGGAAGCTGGCTGCAAGCACCGG TGCCCCAAGCTGGCCATGGGCCGACACCTGGAGGAGAGCACCAAGGTGCACCTCGGCATGGTGTGCGCCCTGGTGAGCCGGCAGCGGCAGGAGATCCTGGAGCTGCGGCGGGACGTGGAGGAGCTGTCGGTGAGCAGCGACGGGACCCTCATCTGGAAGATCGCCGACTACGCCCGCAAGCTGCAGGAGGCCAAAGCCCACAGCAACTACGAGTTCTTCAGCCCCCCTTTCTACACCCACAAGTACGGCTACAAGCTCCAGGTCTCGGCTTTCCTCAACGGCAACGGGAGCGGGGAGAGCAGCCACCTCTCCATCTACATCCGCGTGCTGCCGGGCGAGTACGACAACCTGCTGGAGTGGCCCTTCTCCTACCGCGTCACCTTCTCCTTGCTGGACCAGAGCGACCCCTCGCTCTCCAAGCCCCAGCACATCACTGAGACCTTCCACCCTGATCCCAACTGGAAAAATTTCCAGAAGCCGGGGGCTTCGCGCAGCTCCCTGGACGAGAGCACCCTGGGCTTTGGCTACCCCAAGTTCATCTCCCACGAGGACATCAAGAAGCGGAACTACGTGCGGGACAACGCCATCTTCATCAAAGCCTCGGTGGAGATCCCCCAGAAGATCCTGGCCTGA
- the RPL23A gene encoding large ribosomal subunit protein uL23 isoform X2: MAPKAKKEAVPPKTEAKAKALKAKKAVLKGVHSHKKKKIRTSPTFRRPKTLRLRRQPKYPRKSAPRRNKLDHYAIIKFPLTTESAMKKIEDNNTLVFIVDVKANKHQIKQAVKKLYDIDVAKVNTLIRNH, translated from the exons ATGGCGCCCAAGGCGAAGAAGGAGG CTGTGCCTCCgaagacagaggcaaaggctAAGGCGCTGAAGGCCAAGAAGGCCGTCCTGAAGGGGGTCCACAGTCACAAGAAGAAGAAGATCCGCACATCGCCCACCTTCCGCAGGCCCAAGACCTTGCGACTGCGGCGGCAGCCCAAGTACCCCCGGAAGAGCGCCCCACGGAGAAACAA GCTGGACCATTATGCCATTATCAAGTTCCCATTGACCACAGAGTCGGCAATGAAGAAGATAGAGGATAACAATACTTTGGTTTTCATCGTCGATGTCAAGGCAAACAAGCACCAGATCAAACAGGCTGTCAAGAAGCTGTATGATATTGATGTGGCCAAGGTCAACACATTGATTAG GAACCACTGA
- the TLCD1 gene encoding TLC domain-containing protein 1 has protein sequence MGPGWRAPSAALVGGSVAIFGALRRAALALPRPAAVRSRPGRVWRWRNLLVSFAHSVLAGLWALFSLWHSPELLSDIQDGYSVSGHLLVCFSSGYFIHDSLDIIFNHQSRSSWEYLVHHTMAISAFVSLIITGRFLVAAMLLLLVEVSNIFLTVRMLLKMSNVPSPALYEANKYINLVMYFAFRLAPQAYLTWYFLRYVELQGQGAFLTTNLLLLDAMILMYFSRLLRSDFFPSLRKGSAGRDVDGEKFLID, from the exons ATGGGCCCGGGCTGGCGGGCGCCCTCGGCGGCGCTGGTGGGCGGCAGCGTGGCGATTTTCGGGGCGCTGCGGCGGGCGGCACTAGCCCTACCCCGGCCCGCTGCCGTGCGGAGCCGACCCGGCCGCGTCTGGCGTTGGCGGAACCTCCTCGTCTCTTTCGCACACTCCGTGCTGGCCGGGCTCTGGGCCCTTTTCAG CCTCTGGCACTCCCCGGAGCTGCTCTCCGACATCCAGGATGGTTACAGCGTCTCAGGGCACCTGCTGGTCTGCTTCTCCTCAG GCTACTTCATCCACGACAGCCTTGACATCATCTTCAACCACCAGTCCCGCTCCTCCTGGGAGTACCTGGTGCACCACACCATG GCCATCTCTGCCTTTGTCTCGCTCATCATCACGGGCCGTTTCCTGGTGGCGgcgatgctgctgctgctggtggaggtGAGCAACATCTTCCTGACTGTCCGCATGCTGCTGAAGATGAGCAATGTGCCTTCCCCGGCGCTCTACGAGGCCAACAAGTACATCAACCTGGTGATGTACTTCGCCTTCCGCCTGGCACCCCAGGCCTACCTCACCTGGTACTTCCTCCGCTACGTGGAGTTGCAGGGCCAGGGTGCCTTCCTCACCACCAACCTCCTGCTGCTCGACGCCATGATCCTCATGTACTTCTCCCGCCTCCTCCGCTCcgattttttcccctccctgcgcAAGGGCTCTGCAGGGAGGGATGTGGATGGTGAGAAGTTTCTGATAGACTGA
- the RPL23A gene encoding large ribosomal subunit protein uL23 isoform X1, which produces MAPKAKKEAVPPKTEAKAKALKAKKAVLKGVHSHKKKKIRTSPTFRRPKTLRLRRQPKYPRKSAPRRNKLDHYAIIKFPLTTESAMKKIEDNNTLVFIVDVKANKHQIKQAVKKLYDIDVAKVNTLIRPDGEKKAYVRLAPDYDALDVANKIGII; this is translated from the exons ATGGCGCCCAAGGCGAAGAAGGAGG CTGTGCCTCCgaagacagaggcaaaggctAAGGCGCTGAAGGCCAAGAAGGCCGTCCTGAAGGGGGTCCACAGTCACAAGAAGAAGAAGATCCGCACATCGCCCACCTTCCGCAGGCCCAAGACCTTGCGACTGCGGCGGCAGCCCAAGTACCCCCGGAAGAGCGCCCCACGGAGAAACAA GCTGGACCATTATGCCATTATCAAGTTCCCATTGACCACAGAGTCGGCAATGAAGAAGATAGAGGATAACAATACTTTGGTTTTCATCGTCGATGTCAAGGCAAACAAGCACCAGATCAAACAGGCTGTCAAGAAGCTGTATGATATTGATGTGGCCAAGGTCAACACATTGATTAG GCCTGATGGGGAGAAGAAGGCTTATGTCCGACTGGCTCCAGATTATGATGCGCTGGATGTAGCCAACAAG ATCGGAATCATCTAA
- the LOC104034304 gene encoding TNF receptor-associated factor 4 isoform X4, giving the protein MPGYDYKLLERPRRRVLCPLCGKPMREPVRVSTCGHRFCDTCLQEFLSEGVFKCPEDQLPLDYAKIYPDPELEAQVLSLAIRCIHSEEGCRWSGLIKHLQAHLGTCGFNVIPCPNRCSAKLSRRDLPEHVQHGCPKRRVKCEFCASDFTGEAFEGHQGTCPQESVYCENKCGARMMRRLLSQHALAECPKRTQPCTYCAKEFVFDTIQNHQYQCPRYPMACPNQCGTPSIAREDMPTHLKESCNTAMLLCPFKEAGCKHRCPKLAMGRHLEESTKVHLGMVCALVSRQRQEILELRRDVEELSVSSDGTLIWKIADYARKLQEAKAHSNYEFFSPPFYTHKYGYKLQVSAFLNGNGSGESSHLSIYIRVLPGEYDNLLEWPFSYRVTFSLLDQSDPSLSKPQHITETFHPDPNWKNFQKPGASRSSLDESTLGFGYPKFISHEDIKKRNYVRDNAIFIKASVEIPQKILA; this is encoded by the exons atGCCGGGCTACGACTACAAGCTGCTggagcggccgcggcggcgggtgCTGTGCCCGCTCTGCGGGAAGCCCATGCGGGAACCCGTCCGCGTCTCCACCTGCGGCCACCGCTTCTGCGATACCTGCCTGCAGGAGTTCCTCAG CGAAGGTGTCTTCAAGTGCCCGGAGGACCAGCTGCCCCTGGACTATGCCAAG ATCTACCCCGACCCGGAGCTGGAGGCGCAGGTGCTGAGCCTGGCCATCCGCTGCATCCACAGCGAGGAGGGCTGCCGCTGGAGCGGGCTCATCAAGCACCTCCAG GCCCATCTTGGCACCTGCGGCTTCAACGTCATCCCCTGCCCCAACCGGTGCAGCGCCAAGCTGAGCCGCCGCGACCTGCCCGAGCACGTCCAGCACGGCTGCCCCAAGCGCCGGGTCAAGTGCGAGTTCTGTGCCAGCGACTTCACCGGGGAGGCCTtcgag ggccaccagggCACGTGTCCCCAGGAGAGTGTGTACTGCGAGAACAAGTGCGGGGCCCGCATGATGCGGCGCCTGCTGTCCCAGCACGCCCTGGCCGAGTGCCCCAAGcgcacccagccctgcacctACTGCGCCAAGGAGTTCGTCTTCGACACCATCCAG AACCACCAGTACCAGTGTCCCCGGTACCCCATGGCGTGCCCCAACCAGTGCGGGACGCCCAGCATCGCGCGGGAGGACATGCCCACCCACCTCAAGGAGAGCTGCAACACTGCCATGCTGCTGTGCCCCTTCAAGGAAGCTGGCTGCAAGCACCGG TGCCCCAAGCTGGCCATGGGCCGACACCTGGAGGAGAGCACCAAGGTGCACCTCGGCATGGTGTGCGCCCTGGTGAGCCGGCAGCGGCAGGAGATCCTGGAGCTGCGGCGGGACGTGGAGGAGCTGTCGGTGAGCAGCGACGGGACCCTCATCTGGAAGATCGCCGACTACGCCCGCAAGCTGCAGGAGGCCAAAGCCCACAGCAACTACGAGTTCTTCAGCCCCCCTTTCTACACCCACAAGTACGGCTACAAGCTCCAGGTCTCGGCTTTCCTCAACGGCAACGGGAGCGGGGAGAGCAGCCACCTCTCCATCTACATCCGCGTGCTGCCGGGCGAGTACGACAACCTGCTGGAGTGGCCCTTCTCCTACCGCGTCACCTTCTCCTTGCTGGACCAGAGCGACCCCTCGCTCTCCAAGCCCCAGCACATCACTGAGACCTTCCACCCTGATCCCAACTGGAAAAATTTCCAGAAGCCGGGGGCTTCGCGCAGCTCCCTGGACGAGAGCACCCTGGGCTTTGGCTACCCCAAGTTCATCTCCCACGAGGACATCAAGAAGCGGAACTACGTGCGGGACAACGCCATCTTCATCAAAGCCTCGGTGGAGATCCCCCAGAAGATCCTGGCCTGA